In Myxococcota bacterium, a single genomic region encodes these proteins:
- a CDS encoding arylsulfatase yields MSERARIGRTVQESQAVQPRDPRAPQGAPNVVLIVLDDLGFAQLGCFGGDIATPAIDSLAAGGLRFNRFHVTALCSPTRAALLTGCNHHAVGMGFLTDIPMGFPGYDCRIPPSAATLARVLRDAGYATFAVGKWHLAPRWEQTAAGPFARWPLAQGFERYYGFLGGDTNQWTPELVHGNDFVTPPRAPEQGYHLTEDLVDRAIQNIRDLRHAAPQKPFFLYLAPGAVHAPHHAPADWIARYRGRFEAGWEEWRARAFSRQLELGVVPAGTTLPERPSWVPAWKELSSDERAVAGRLMEAFAGFLSHADAEIGRLVAFLESGGILDETLVLLISDNGASAEGGPTGLFNEHSFLMNRDDEVSRAAARLDQIGGFRAYNHYPWGWAWAGNAPFRLWKRYTWLGGVRTPLIAHWPRRIAQGGAVRGQFCHAIDLLPTVLDAVGVPRPAAVDGVPQRPLDGASLLAAFDSAEAASPRDTQYFEMLGSRAIYHAGWKATTDHVGSQIQAERELVPGSHDFDRDRWALYRLEDDFSESQDLAGEEPARLEQLVSLWWAEAGRNQVLPLADGFLQRAVAIVRPQFGFRPRVELLPGPEATSEDALPPLLGGFSVTAELEIGRATAHGMLAAMGDWTNGWALYLLHGRPVVAVNVCGDLVRLDPGESLGSGAHRLRFELTRREGGGKLSLAHGERVLAEAEVAFPPPVRWQIGGAALMVGRDRGFPVCDDYVPPFEFSGVLKRVVLEAGARPLRDASRELATALRAE; encoded by the coding sequence GTGAGCGAACGGGCGCGCATCGGCCGGACCGTCCAGGAGTCGCAGGCCGTGCAGCCGCGCGACCCGCGCGCGCCGCAGGGCGCGCCCAACGTGGTGCTGATCGTGCTCGACGACCTCGGCTTCGCGCAGCTCGGCTGCTTCGGCGGCGACATCGCCACCCCGGCCATCGACTCACTCGCCGCGGGCGGCCTGCGCTTCAACCGCTTCCACGTCACGGCACTGTGCTCGCCCACGCGGGCGGCGCTGCTCACCGGCTGCAACCACCACGCGGTCGGCATGGGCTTCCTGACCGACATTCCCATGGGCTTCCCGGGCTACGACTGCCGCATCCCTCCCTCGGCCGCGACGCTCGCGCGCGTGCTGCGCGACGCGGGCTACGCCACGTTCGCGGTCGGCAAGTGGCACCTCGCGCCGCGCTGGGAGCAGACGGCCGCCGGCCCGTTCGCGCGCTGGCCGCTCGCCCAGGGGTTCGAGCGCTACTACGGGTTCCTCGGCGGCGACACCAACCAGTGGACCCCCGAGCTGGTGCACGGCAACGACTTCGTGACTCCGCCGCGCGCTCCGGAGCAGGGCTACCATCTGACCGAGGACCTGGTCGACCGCGCGATCCAGAACATTCGCGACCTGCGCCACGCCGCGCCGCAGAAGCCGTTCTTCCTTTATCTCGCGCCCGGGGCGGTGCACGCGCCGCACCACGCGCCGGCCGATTGGATCGCGCGCTACCGCGGCCGCTTCGAGGCCGGCTGGGAGGAGTGGCGGGCGCGCGCTTTCTCGCGCCAGCTCGAATTGGGTGTCGTGCCCGCGGGCACCACGCTGCCCGAGCGCCCGTCCTGGGTCCCGGCGTGGAAGGAGCTCTCGTCCGACGAGCGCGCCGTGGCGGGCCGGCTGATGGAGGCGTTCGCGGGCTTCCTGTCGCACGCCGACGCCGAGATCGGCCGGCTCGTGGCGTTCCTCGAGTCAGGGGGCATCCTCGACGAGACGCTGGTGCTCTTGATCTCCGACAACGGCGCGAGCGCCGAAGGCGGACCCACGGGCCTGTTCAACGAGCACAGCTTCCTCATGAACCGCGACGACGAGGTGAGCCGGGCGGCGGCTCGGCTCGACCAGATCGGCGGCTTCCGCGCCTACAACCACTACCCGTGGGGCTGGGCCTGGGCCGGCAACGCGCCCTTCCGGCTGTGGAAGCGCTACACGTGGCTGGGCGGCGTGCGCACGCCGCTGATCGCGCACTGGCCCAGGCGGATCGCGCAGGGCGGGGCGGTGCGCGGCCAGTTCTGTCACGCGATCGACCTCCTGCCGACGGTGCTCGACGCGGTCGGCGTTCCCCGCCCGGCGGCGGTGGATGGCGTGCCACAGCGCCCGCTCGACGGCGCCAGCCTGCTCGCCGCCTTCGATTCGGCCGAGGCAGCCTCGCCCAGAGACACTCAGTATTTCGAGATGCTCGGCAGCCGCGCGATCTACCACGCCGGCTGGAAGGCGACCACCGACCACGTCGGCAGCCAGATCCAGGCCGAGCGCGAGCTCGTGCCCGGCAGTCACGACTTCGACCGCGACCGCTGGGCGCTGTACCGGCTCGAGGACGACTTCTCGGAGTCACAGGACCTCGCGGGCGAGGAGCCGGCGCGGCTCGAGCAGCTCGTGTCGCTCTGGTGGGCCGAGGCGGGCCGCAACCAGGTGCTGCCGCTGGCCGACGGCTTTCTGCAGCGCGCGGTCGCGATCGTGCGGCCGCAGTTCGGCTTCCGGCCGCGCGTCGAGCTCCTGCCCGGGCCCGAAGCGACTTCCGAGGACGCCCTGCCGCCGCTGCTGGGCGGCTTCTCGGTCACCGCCGAGCTCGAGATCGGGCGCGCGACCGCCCACGGCATGCTCGCCGCGATGGGTGACTGGACCAACGGCTGGGCGCTCTACCTGCTGCACGGCCGCCCGGTGGTGGCGGTGAACGTGTGCGGCGATCTCGTGCGCCTGGACCCCGGCGAGTCACTGGGGTCCGGCGCACACCGCCTGCGCTTCGAGCTCACGCGGCGCGAAGGCGGCGGCAAGCTCTCGCTCGCGCACGGCGAGCGGGTGCTGGCCGAGGCCGAGGTCGCCTTTCCCCCGCCCGTGCGCTGGCAGATCGGCGGCGCCGCGCTCATGGTCGGGCGCGACCGCGGCTTTCCGGTGTGCGACGACTACGTGCCGCCGTTCGAGTTCAGCGGCGTTCTGAAGCGCGTGGTGCTCGAAGCCGGCGCGCGCCCGCTGCGCGATGCGAGCCGCGAGCTCGCCACCGCGCTGCGGGCGGAGTGA
- a CDS encoding AMP-binding protein: protein MTVGEVLDRPAARAPERLALVGRSGRFSYGELDRAANRAANALAALGVRRGDRVAACLPNDVDIVIAFLGTARLGALWVGISRPLAPPEKAFCLRDSGARVFLAPQDVLESLAPQRASLPELAHAVEVTPGGFALQGDESRPSAGVAPHDPAAIAYTSGTTGFPKGAVHSHHNLLLPGAVAAAAGSYGPELRQGVLLPLTILNLMVLGPLVAFQDGSALVCMDRIDAPGVADWVRRERVGHFAAVPTVLYDLLTHPDVTREDLASLRRPEVGGAECPEEFRALYRERFGHEVTIGYGMTEAPTAVTRSDGRAAPRPGLCGKPVPQVEIRILDEKDRPVEPGQVGEICVAPASSGAWAGVYTPMLGYWNRPDETAQALRGGVYHSGDLGFVDEHGDLYIRGRRNELILRGGANVYPAEVERVLCEHPAVASCAVLGRPDPRLGQRVVAAVQLAPGAAADAAQLAAFGRERLARYKVPEQFAFVATLPRNAMGKVVKRELEPLFEAQP, encoded by the coding sequence GTGACCGTCGGCGAGGTGCTCGACCGCCCGGCCGCGCGCGCGCCCGAGCGGCTTGCGCTGGTCGGTCGCAGCGGGCGATTCAGCTACGGCGAGCTCGACCGTGCCGCCAACCGCGCGGCGAACGCGCTGGCGGCGCTCGGCGTGCGGCGCGGCGACCGGGTGGCCGCGTGTCTCCCGAACGACGTCGACATCGTGATCGCGTTCCTGGGCACGGCGCGTCTGGGCGCGCTCTGGGTCGGGATCTCGCGTCCGCTCGCGCCGCCCGAGAAGGCCTTCTGCCTGCGCGACTCCGGCGCGCGCGTGTTCCTGGCGCCGCAAGACGTGCTCGAGTCACTCGCGCCCCAGCGCGCGAGCCTGCCGGAGCTGGCGCACGCCGTCGAAGTGACTCCCGGCGGCTTCGCGCTCCAGGGCGACGAGTCCCGTCCCAGCGCCGGCGTGGCACCGCACGACCCGGCCGCGATCGCCTACACCAGCGGCACCACCGGCTTCCCCAAGGGCGCCGTGCACAGTCACCACAATCTGCTGCTGCCCGGCGCCGTGGCGGCGGCCGCGGGCAGCTACGGGCCGGAGCTGCGCCAGGGCGTGCTCCTGCCGCTCACCATCTTGAACCTGATGGTGCTCGGGCCGCTGGTGGCGTTCCAGGACGGATCGGCGCTGGTGTGCATGGACCGCATCGACGCGCCCGGCGTGGCCGACTGGGTGCGCCGCGAGCGCGTGGGACACTTCGCCGCCGTGCCGACCGTTCTGTACGACCTCTTGACCCACCCGGACGTGACTCGCGAGGACCTCGCCTCGCTGCGCCGGCCCGAGGTGGGCGGCGCCGAGTGTCCCGAGGAGTTCCGCGCGCTCTACCGCGAGCGCTTCGGGCACGAGGTCACGATCGGCTATGGCATGACCGAGGCGCCCACCGCGGTGACTCGCTCCGACGGCCGCGCGGCGCCGCGGCCCGGCCTGTGCGGCAAGCCCGTGCCCCAGGTCGAGATCCGCATCCTCGACGAGAAGGACCGGCCGGTCGAGCCGGGCCAGGTGGGCGAGATCTGCGTTGCGCCCGCGAGCAGCGGCGCCTGGGCCGGCGTCTACACGCCGATGCTCGGCTACTGGAACCGGCCCGATGAGACGGCGCAGGCGCTGCGCGGCGGCGTGTATCACTCGGGTGACCTCGGCTTCGTGGACGAGCACGGCGACCTGTACATCCGCGGCCGGCGCAACGAGCTGATCCTGCGCGGCGGCGCCAACGTGTACCCGGCCGAGGTCGAGCGCGTGCTGTGCGAGCACCCGGCGGTGGCGAGCTGTGCCGTGCTGGGCCGGCCGGACCCGCGGCTGGGTCAACGCGTGGTCGCGGCCGTGCAGCTCGCGCCCGGCGCCGCCGCCGACGCGGCGCAGCTCGCCGCTTTCGGGCGCGAGAGACTCGCGAGATACAAGGTGCCGGAGCAGTTCGCGTTCGTGGCGACCCTGCCGCGCAACGCCATGGGCAAGGTGGTGAAGCGCGAGCTCGAGCCGCTGTTCGAGGCGCAGCCGTGA
- a CDS encoding SDR family oxidoreductase — protein sequence MSEREFEGRVVLVTGGGGSCIGGPTALRFAQEGAAVAICDMHERRNREMAERIHKETGARVLAFQLDIADRPKVDAMLAEIEKALGGVDILVCNAAENKLGKIVGYDMMDWDRTLDVSLTANFFLARHVLPGMVARRRGNIVNISSVAGWIGNPNEKDGEPAYAAAKAALFALTRNIAHEVGPHGIRCNAIAPGLIWSRFVEKFDADFRPLIDATPMRRYGRSEDVVEAVMFLASDRRSGFITGEALNVSGGWYMRP from the coding sequence GTGAGCGAGCGCGAGTTCGAGGGCCGGGTCGTGCTCGTGACGGGTGGGGGCGGCTCGTGCATCGGCGGGCCGACGGCGCTGCGCTTCGCGCAGGAGGGCGCGGCGGTCGCGATCTGCGACATGCACGAGCGCCGCAACCGCGAGATGGCGGAGCGGATCCACAAGGAGACCGGCGCGCGCGTGCTCGCCTTCCAGCTCGACATCGCCGACCGGCCCAAGGTGGACGCGATGCTGGCCGAGATCGAGAAGGCCTTGGGCGGCGTCGACATCCTGGTCTGCAACGCGGCCGAGAACAAGCTCGGCAAGATCGTCGGCTACGACATGATGGACTGGGACCGCACGCTCGACGTGTCACTCACCGCGAACTTCTTCCTGGCGCGCCACGTGCTGCCGGGCATGGTCGCGCGCCGCCGCGGCAACATCGTGAACATCTCGTCGGTCGCCGGCTGGATCGGCAATCCCAACGAGAAAGACGGCGAGCCCGCATACGCGGCCGCGAAGGCGGCGCTGTTCGCGCTGACTCGCAACATCGCGCACGAGGTCGGCCCGCACGGCATCCGCTGCAACGCGATCGCGCCGGGACTGATCTGGTCGCGCTTCGTGGAGAAGTTCGACGCCGATTTCCGGCCGCTGATCGACGCCACGCCGATGCGCCGCTACGGGCGTTCCGAGGACGTGGTCGAGGCGGTGATGTTCCTGGCGTCGGACCGCCGCTCCGGGTTCATCACCGGCGAGGCGCTGAACGTCTCGGGCGGCTGGTACATGCGGCCGTGA
- a CDS encoding amidohydrolase family protein encodes MTPLGFGIWDGDNHYYEPRDAFTRYVEPRFRDRAVRVVDTADGRPQIWIGEREFHFLDDTFASFDKTVRPGSLREFLKSLGSDRLVEPESIEIPMDPAFQNRDARLARMDEQGVEAAFLFPTLGVCVEHFLRSDVELSYANLRAFNRWLDETWGYAWKGRIFASPVLSLLDPEQALRDLELFLARGARLVNVRTGPAGRHSPADPIFDRVWSLANEARLAIAYHVGEAGYNELMSTHWGEEANPASHHQSAFQWVCMYGDRPIMDTITALIMGNFFGRYPNIKVLSVENGSLWVPYLLKAMDKMKGMGRNGPWIGGRVHGRASELFKQHVWVNPYHEEDHKALAELIGVEHVVFGSDYPHAECVPHPEEFIAGIQKQFPAQDVVKLLRENAQYLVSQA; translated from the coding sequence ATGACTCCACTCGGCTTCGGCATCTGGGACGGCGACAACCACTACTACGAGCCGCGCGACGCCTTCACGCGCTACGTGGAGCCGCGCTTTCGCGACCGCGCCGTGCGCGTGGTCGACACGGCCGACGGCCGGCCGCAGATCTGGATCGGCGAGCGCGAGTTCCACTTCCTCGACGACACCTTCGCGAGCTTCGACAAGACCGTGCGGCCCGGCTCGCTGCGCGAGTTCCTGAAGTCACTCGGCAGCGACCGCCTGGTCGAGCCCGAGTCGATCGAGATCCCGATGGACCCCGCGTTCCAAAACCGCGACGCGCGGCTCGCGCGCATGGACGAGCAGGGCGTCGAGGCGGCGTTCCTGTTCCCGACGCTCGGCGTGTGCGTCGAGCACTTCCTGCGCAGCGACGTCGAGCTGTCGTACGCGAACCTGCGCGCCTTCAACCGCTGGCTCGACGAGACCTGGGGCTACGCCTGGAAGGGCCGGATCTTCGCCTCGCCGGTGCTGTCGCTGCTCGATCCCGAACAGGCGCTGCGCGACCTCGAGCTGTTCCTCGCGCGCGGCGCGCGGCTCGTCAACGTGCGCACCGGCCCGGCGGGCCGCCACTCCCCTGCCGATCCGATCTTCGACCGGGTGTGGTCGCTCGCCAACGAGGCGCGCCTCGCGATCGCCTACCACGTGGGCGAGGCGGGCTACAACGAGCTCATGTCGACTCACTGGGGCGAGGAGGCGAACCCGGCCTCGCACCATCAGTCGGCCTTCCAGTGGGTGTGCATGTACGGCGACCGGCCGATCATGGACACCATCACGGCGCTGATCATGGGCAACTTCTTCGGCCGCTACCCGAACATCAAGGTGCTGTCGGTCGAGAACGGGTCACTCTGGGTGCCCTATCTGCTGAAGGCCATGGACAAGATGAAGGGCATGGGGCGGAACGGCCCGTGGATCGGCGGCCGCGTGCACGGGCGCGCCAGCGAGCTGTTCAAGCAGCACGTCTGGGTGAATCCGTACCACGAAGAGGACCACAAGGCGCTGGCCGAGCTGATCGGCGTGGAGCACGTGGTGTTCGGCTCGGACTACCCGCACGCCGAGTGCGTGCCGCACCCCGAGGAGTTCATCGCCGGCATCCAGAAGCAGTTCCCGGCCCAGGACGTGGTGAAGCTCTTGCGCGAGAACGCGCAGTATCTCGTGAGTCAGGCGTGA